In a single window of the Frondihabitans peucedani genome:
- the resB gene encoding cytochrome c biogenesis protein ResB, whose product MARSSDLDAERADRTDERSDPLRPSDHIDSVAPSRGGDGITQPKLGFIGYVRFFWRQLTSMRTALFLLMLLALAAVPGSLVPQVTSDPNGVAQYKTDHPQLYPILDKIGLFNTFSTPWFSAVYLLLFISLIGCIIPRVKHHLEALRAAPPKTPARLGRLAGFQSHPLVSGGRGDSGSESGSGRAPVSAEIAIATARQQLRRAGYRTRVYGDSVSAERGYLRETGNLVFHIALLGVLITVGIGGGFGYTGQRVVVAGQTFSNNLGSYDSFSPGRFFSDTNLVPYNITIDSFVAKYEEKVASALGTPIDYQADVTEQVQGQQAKKTKLRVNDPLEIGGTQVYLLGNGYAVDVTVRDGDGNVAFKDSVPFLPQDSNLTSLGVIKVPDALPTQLGMIGFFYPSATSLGTGALTSNFPDTINPKLTLDVFSGDLGLNDGVPRSVYQLNTDNLTPIASTKASNGKQPLEKPLILKPGQTATLPNGLGSVTFDGVKRFVSLDVHHDPSQQYVLVFAILIVLGLLTGLFVPRRRVWVKAVQGEDGLSMEYAGLARGEDPTLTRAVDDLAKRHLAALGSPLSADRRKVSS is encoded by the coding sequence ATGGCACGGTCGTCTGATCTCGACGCCGAGCGCGCCGACCGCACCGACGAGCGCTCCGATCCGCTGCGCCCGAGCGATCACATCGACTCGGTCGCGCCGAGCCGGGGCGGCGACGGGATCACGCAGCCGAAGCTGGGATTCATCGGCTACGTCCGCTTCTTCTGGCGGCAGCTCACGAGCATGCGGACGGCGCTGTTCCTCCTCATGCTGCTGGCCCTCGCGGCCGTGCCCGGCTCGCTCGTCCCGCAGGTCACCTCCGACCCGAACGGCGTCGCGCAGTACAAGACCGACCACCCGCAGCTGTATCCGATCCTCGACAAGATCGGATTGTTCAACACCTTCTCGACGCCGTGGTTCTCGGCCGTCTACCTGCTGCTGTTCATCTCGCTGATCGGCTGCATCATCCCGCGCGTCAAGCACCACCTCGAGGCGCTCCGCGCGGCCCCGCCGAAGACGCCCGCAAGGCTCGGCCGCCTCGCCGGCTTCCAGTCGCACCCCCTCGTGAGCGGTGGGAGAGGCGACTCCGGATCCGAGTCCGGCTCGGGCCGCGCCCCGGTCTCGGCCGAGATCGCGATTGCCACGGCGCGCCAGCAGCTCCGTCGTGCCGGCTACCGGACGCGGGTCTATGGCGACTCCGTCAGCGCCGAGCGCGGCTACCTGCGCGAGACCGGCAACCTCGTGTTCCACATCGCCCTCCTGGGCGTGCTGATCACGGTCGGGATCGGCGGCGGCTTCGGCTACACCGGCCAGCGCGTCGTGGTCGCGGGGCAGACGTTCTCGAACAACCTCGGGTCGTACGACTCGTTCAGCCCGGGCCGCTTCTTCAGCGACACCAACCTCGTGCCGTACAACATCACCATCGACAGCTTCGTCGCCAAGTACGAGGAGAAGGTCGCCAGCGCCCTCGGAACGCCGATCGACTACCAGGCCGACGTGACCGAGCAGGTGCAGGGGCAGCAGGCGAAGAAGACGAAGCTGCGCGTCAACGACCCGCTCGAGATCGGCGGCACGCAGGTCTACCTCCTCGGCAACGGCTACGCGGTCGACGTGACGGTCCGCGACGGCGACGGCAACGTCGCGTTCAAAGACAGCGTCCCGTTCCTGCCTCAGGACTCCAACCTGACCTCCCTGGGCGTGATCAAGGTGCCCGACGCCCTGCCGACGCAGCTCGGCATGATCGGCTTCTTCTACCCGAGTGCGACGTCGCTCGGCACCGGGGCACTGACGTCGAACTTCCCCGACACGATCAACCCGAAGCTGACCCTTGACGTCTTCTCGGGCGATCTCGGACTGAACGACGGCGTGCCGCGCTCGGTGTACCAGCTCAACACCGACAACCTCACGCCGATCGCGAGCACCAAGGCGAGCAACGGCAAGCAGCCTCTCGAGAAGCCCCTCATCCTGAAGCCCGGGCAGACGGCGACCCTCCCGAACGGCCTCGGCTCCGTCACCTTCGACGGCGTCAAGCGCTTCGTGTCGCTCGACGTGCACCACGACCCGTCGCAGCAGTACGTGCTGGTCTTCGCGATCCTGATCGTGCTCGGCCTCCTGACCGGCCTCTTCGTGCCCCGCCGCCGCGTCTGGGTGAAGGCCGTCCAGGGCGAGGACGGCCTCTCGATGGAGTACGCGGGTCTCGCCCGAGGGGAAGACCCGACCCTGACCCGGGCCGTGGATGACTTGGCGAAGAGACATCTCGCCGCACTGGGCTCTCCGCTCTCCGCCGACCGACGTAAGGTGTCATCGTGA
- a CDS encoding cytochrome c biogenesis CcdA family protein, translated as MYAGNPFFEAVTSGQLLVALPVAVLAGILSFISPCVLPLVPGYLGYVGGLTGNAQDARGRRIDRARVVLGVLLFILGFTLVFVALNTAAGALGFWFLEWRTLITRLLGVVVILMGLVFIGNFPFFQRTAKLTISPKTGLIGAPLLGIVFGLGWSPCLGPTLAAITAMSLNTGSAGQGLLLGVFYCVGLGVPFLLVALGLGWMTRSIAFVKRHIRAVNLLGGSLLVLIGVLMVAGVWTDLMSRLGAVIANYGTVV; from the coding sequence GTGTACGCGGGCAACCCGTTCTTCGAGGCGGTCACGAGCGGTCAGCTGCTCGTGGCCCTCCCGGTGGCGGTGCTCGCGGGCATCCTGTCGTTCATCTCGCCCTGCGTGCTCCCTCTCGTGCCCGGCTACCTCGGCTACGTGGGCGGCCTGACCGGCAACGCGCAGGATGCACGGGGCCGCAGGATCGACCGGGCGCGCGTGGTCCTCGGCGTCCTCCTGTTCATCCTGGGCTTCACGCTCGTCTTCGTGGCGCTGAACACCGCGGCCGGGGCCCTCGGGTTCTGGTTCCTCGAGTGGCGGACGCTCATCACCCGGCTGCTCGGGGTGGTCGTGATCCTGATGGGTCTCGTCTTCATCGGCAACTTCCCGTTCTTCCAGCGGACGGCCAAGCTCACGATCAGCCCGAAGACCGGCCTGATCGGGGCTCCGCTGCTCGGCATCGTGTTCGGCCTCGGCTGGAGCCCGTGCCTCGGGCCCACGCTCGCGGCGATCACGGCCATGTCCCTCAACACGGGCTCGGCCGGGCAGGGGCTCCTGCTCGGCGTGTTCTACTGCGTGGGCCTCGGGGTGCCGTTCCTGCTGGTGGCCCTCGGCCTCGGCTGGATGACCCGGTCGATCGCATTCGTCAAGAGGCACATCCGTGCCGTCAATCTGCTCGGAGGCAGCCTTCTGGTGCTCATCGGTGTTCTCATGGTCGCAGGGGTCTGGACCGACCTCATGTCGAGGCTCGGGGCGGTGATCGCGAACTATGGCACGGTCGTCTGA
- a CDS encoding redoxin domain-containing protein, protein MNHRRIPTLARLSVIGVLVAVALTGCASKPAVTQNQNYISGDGTVTEIKPADRGASVEFTAKTDEGRSISRKTYQGDVVVLNFWYASCPPCRVEAPDLAALSTKYDSKGVQFIGVNVRDEADTARAFDRSFKMPYPSVIDATDAKVQLALAGQRGPNATPTTMVLDQKGRVAARVLGQVNKSVLDTLISDTMSEGR, encoded by the coding sequence GTGAACCACCGCCGCATCCCGACCCTCGCCCGCCTCTCCGTCATCGGCGTCCTCGTGGCCGTCGCCCTCACGGGGTGCGCGAGCAAGCCCGCCGTGACGCAGAACCAGAACTACATCTCCGGCGACGGCACCGTCACCGAGATCAAGCCCGCCGACCGCGGCGCGAGCGTGGAGTTCACGGCGAAGACCGACGAGGGCAGGTCGATCTCGCGGAAGACCTACCAGGGCGACGTCGTCGTTCTGAACTTCTGGTACGCATCCTGCCCGCCCTGCCGCGTCGAGGCGCCCGATCTCGCCGCCCTCTCGACCAAGTACGACTCGAAGGGCGTCCAGTTCATCGGTGTCAACGTGCGCGACGAGGCCGACACCGCCCGCGCCTTCGACCGCTCCTTCAAGATGCCCTACCCCTCGGTCATCGACGCGACCGACGCGAAGGTGCAGCTCGCGCTCGCCGGCCAGCGCGGCCCGAACGCGACCCCGACCACGATGGTGCTCGACCAGAAGGGCCGCGTCGCCGCGCGCGTCCTCGGGCAGGTCAACAAGAGCGTCCTCGACACCCTCATCTCCGACACGATGTCCGAGGGTCGATAG
- a CDS encoding histidine phosphatase family protein, whose translation MPADLIHLVRHGEVENPEGVLYGRIPGFGLSRLGHRMASASADSLKAHGAPVRALVASPLQRTRESAAPWAEAFGLETAIDERLIEPTNRYEGRRGGFAKSVVRPAEWPWIVNPLKPSWGEAYVSIAARTLAAVDAAWRSIDDGDVVLVSHQLPIWMVHRSLLGQRLFHDPRRRRCSLSSITTLARRGDAFVEVDYREPAAALQAAAVDTGAV comes from the coding sequence GTGCCTGCAGACCTGATCCACCTCGTGCGCCACGGCGAGGTCGAGAACCCGGAAGGCGTCCTCTACGGTCGCATCCCGGGCTTCGGGCTGTCGCGACTCGGTCACCGGATGGCGAGCGCCTCTGCTGACTCCCTCAAGGCCCACGGCGCCCCCGTCCGGGCCCTCGTCGCCAGCCCACTCCAGCGCACCCGCGAGTCGGCGGCCCCCTGGGCCGAGGCGTTCGGCCTCGAGACCGCAATCGACGAGCGCCTGATCGAGCCCACTAACCGATACGAGGGCAGGCGCGGCGGTTTCGCCAAGTCCGTCGTGCGGCCCGCCGAGTGGCCCTGGATCGTCAACCCCCTGAAGCCCAGCTGGGGCGAGGCCTATGTGAGCATCGCCGCTCGCACGCTCGCCGCAGTCGACGCCGCCTGGCGGAGCATCGACGACGGCGACGTCGTCCTGGTCAGCCACCAGCTCCCGATCTGGATGGTGCACCGGAGCCTCCTCGGCCAGCGCCTCTTCCACGATCCCCGCAGACGGAGGTGCTCCCTCTCGAGCATCACGACCCTGGCGAGGCGCGGCGACGCGTTCGTCGAGGTCGACTACCGCGAACCCGCGGCCGCCCTGCAGGCCGCAGCCGTCGATACAGGAGCCGTGTGA
- the aspS gene encoding aspartate--tRNA(Asn) ligase, with amino-acid sequence MINRTLIKDLQSSSDGPVTVSGWVETVRDQKKVQFVVLRDETGAVQLVNPRATDETGAVTATDVSDTISALSQGSFLTARGELKHDERVKLGGVEIKLASLEVASLAIPETPIADDSGIDKRMDWRFLDLRVPKNALVFKIQTTFLHALRTYWVEHDFIEITTPKLMASASESKAELFRVEYFEGSAFLAQSPQFFKQMAQPAGFGKIFEVGPAFRADPSFTSRHATEFTSIDTEFSWIESHEDVMKLHEELMVAGFQAVKDKHGADIEALFGFELTVPTVPFPRIPLAEAKRIVAERGYEVPRADDDMDPEGERQIAAYVKEEFGHDFVFLTDYASSIRPFYHMRNADDAGLTNSYDLIYNGVEISTGAQREHRIEILEQNARDKGLDPEELSGYLDFFRYGVPAHGGFGMGLARVLMLMLGLANLRETTYLFRGPTRLEP; translated from the coding sequence GTGATCAACCGCACCCTCATCAAAGACCTGCAGTCCTCCTCCGACGGGCCCGTCACCGTGTCCGGGTGGGTCGAGACGGTGCGCGATCAGAAGAAGGTCCAGTTCGTCGTCCTCCGCGACGAGACCGGCGCCGTGCAGCTCGTCAACCCGCGCGCGACCGACGAGACCGGTGCGGTGACGGCCACCGACGTCTCCGACACGATCTCGGCCCTCTCGCAGGGCTCGTTCCTCACCGCCCGCGGCGAGCTGAAGCACGACGAGCGCGTCAAGCTCGGCGGCGTCGAGATCAAGCTCGCGTCGCTCGAGGTCGCCTCGCTCGCGATCCCCGAGACGCCCATCGCCGACGACTCCGGCATCGACAAGCGCATGGACTGGCGCTTCCTCGACCTCCGCGTCCCGAAGAACGCTCTCGTCTTCAAGATCCAGACGACGTTCCTGCACGCCCTCCGCACCTACTGGGTCGAGCACGACTTCATCGAGATCACGACCCCCAAGCTCATGGCCTCCGCCAGCGAGTCGAAGGCCGAGCTGTTCCGCGTCGAGTACTTCGAGGGGTCGGCGTTCCTCGCGCAGAGCCCCCAGTTCTTCAAGCAGATGGCGCAGCCCGCCGGCTTCGGCAAGATCTTCGAGGTCGGGCCCGCGTTCCGCGCCGACCCCAGCTTCACCAGCCGCCACGCGACCGAGTTCACCTCCATCGACACCGAGTTCAGCTGGATCGAGTCGCACGAAGACGTCATGAAGCTCCACGAGGAGCTCATGGTCGCCGGCTTCCAGGCCGTCAAAGACAAGCACGGCGCCGACATCGAGGCCCTCTTCGGCTTCGAGCTCACGGTGCCGACCGTCCCGTTCCCGCGGATCCCGCTCGCCGAGGCCAAGCGCATCGTGGCCGAGCGCGGCTACGAGGTGCCCCGCGCCGACGACGACATGGACCCCGAGGGCGAGCGCCAGATCGCGGCCTACGTCAAAGAGGAGTTCGGGCACGACTTCGTGTTCCTGACCGACTACGCCTCGAGCATCCGGCCGTTCTATCACATGCGGAACGCCGACGACGCGGGGCTGACGAACAGCTACGACCTCATCTACAACGGCGTCGAGATCTCGACCGGCGCCCAGCGCGAGCACCGCATCGAGATCCTCGAGCAGAACGCCCGCGACAAGGGCCTCGACCCCGAGGAGCTCTCGGGCTACCTCGACTTCTTCCGCTACGGGGTGCCGGCGCACGGCGGCTTCGGCATGGGCCTCGCGCGCGTGCTGATGCTCATGCTCGGGCTCGCGAACCTCCGAGAGACCACGTACCTGTTCCGCGGCCCGACGCGCCTCGAGCCGTAG
- a CDS encoding glutaredoxin family protein: MPVPHITLLTKPGCHLCDDARLALEGVLDEIEFAGARDYDELSILDDPSLAEEYAEEIPVVLIDGRVHTIWRVEPERLRTALRAAMPGAARG; encoded by the coding sequence GTGCCCGTGCCCCACATCACCCTCCTCACCAAGCCCGGCTGCCACCTCTGCGACGATGCCCGGCTGGCGCTCGAGGGCGTGCTCGACGAGATCGAGTTCGCCGGTGCCCGCGACTACGACGAGCTCTCGATCCTCGACGACCCGAGCCTCGCGGAGGAGTACGCGGAGGAGATCCCCGTCGTCCTGATCGACGGCCGCGTCCACACCATCTGGCGCGTCGAGCCCGAGCGCCTGCGGACGGCGCTGCGCGCGGCCATGCCCGGCGCTGCCCGCGGCTGA
- a CDS encoding 30S ribosomal protein bS22, whose product MGSVIKKRRKRMAKKKHRKLLRKTRHQRRNKK is encoded by the coding sequence ATGGGTTCTGTTATCAAGAAGCGTCGCAAGCGCATGGCGAAGAAGAAGCACCGCAAGCTGCTTCGCAAGACGCGCCACCAGCGCCGCAACAAGAAGTAG